The following coding sequences lie in one Mucilaginibacter sp. KACC 22773 genomic window:
- the fabD gene encoding ACP S-malonyltransferase has protein sequence MKAYIFPGQGAQFPGMGKDLYEQSEKAHELFEKANEILGFRITDVMFDGTAEDLVQTNVTQPAIFLHSVVLATVLGDEFKPDMVAGHSLGEFSALVAAGALSFEDGLRLVAARANAMQKACEIQPSTMAAILGLDDFTVEDVCRQVSNVVVTANYNCPGQLVISGTIAGIDEACEKLLAAGAKRALILKVGGAFHSPLMESARVELEAAIVATEIKAPVCPVYQNIDAKPYTDPALIKQNLIAQLTGAVRWTQTVKHMLEDGATSFTEVGPGNVLQGLVKKLDRAIPTQSAVLA, from the coding sequence ATGAAAGCATATATTTTTCCAGGGCAGGGTGCCCAATTCCCGGGTATGGGTAAAGATCTTTACGAGCAGTCTGAAAAAGCACATGAGTTATTTGAAAAAGCAAATGAAATATTGGGTTTCCGGATTACAGATGTAATGTTTGATGGCACGGCCGAAGATTTGGTGCAAACCAACGTTACCCAGCCTGCTATATTTTTACACTCGGTAGTTTTAGCTACCGTTTTGGGCGATGAATTTAAACCGGATATGGTTGCCGGGCACTCCTTAGGCGAGTTTTCGGCCCTTGTTGCTGCAGGTGCCTTATCATTTGAAGATGGTTTGCGTTTAGTTGCCGCGCGTGCCAACGCCATGCAAAAAGCCTGCGAAATACAGCCATCAACTATGGCCGCTATTTTAGGGCTGGATGACTTTACTGTTGAGGATGTATGCCGCCAGGTAAGTAACGTAGTAGTAACCGCAAATTATAATTGCCCGGGCCAACTGGTAATATCGGGAACTATTGCCGGCATTGACGAGGCTTGTGAGAAACTGCTTGCTGCCGGCGCAAAAAGGGCACTGATACTTAAAGTTGGGGGCGCTTTCCATTCGCCGTTAATGGAATCGGCAAGGGTTGAGCTGGAAGCGGCAATTGTAGCTACCGAAATTAAGGCGCCGGTTTGCCCTGTCTATCAAAATATTGATGCTAAGCCATATACAGATCCGGCACTCATCAAACAAAATTTAATTGCCCAGCTTACCGGTGCAGTAAGGTGGACGCAAACCGTTAAGCACATGCTGGAAGATGGGGCCACCTCATTTACCGAAGTTGGCCCTGGCAACGTATTGCAAGGGCTGGTAAAAAAGCTTGACAGGGCAATACCTACCCAAAGCGCTGTTTTAGCTTAA
- a CDS encoding ATP-binding protein, whose protein sequence is MTTSGKIRLLLTLIGIGLLFTAIFIQKTYTPVNNLDQTARELEDNLHKKEAYIDKQLSDKAQFNKFKILTDNDQEAINGIETFTAKKNTWFITTYKNHLSFWSGIKVLPDSLWNIKEGNSFIKQPNGYYEAIRKTDGDFSVIFFIPVKNNYTFTNQYLQNTFAKDLITSDNIELADLGDKDAYDVHSINNDYLFSVKQKANSVNYAFIYYEAAFWILTILTLCILIHNICCHVAAKGYAWLSVIFLAFFIMLFRFVNLYYHLPDFSGMLKLFDPQIFNSGILYPSFGDLCINLLCFFWFVVFIYLQRRRLFTAVYTNAVGYFIVVGCILLLIAISTSLLRLFSDLVINSGINFNVNNVLGLSSFSVLGVLMLCFSFLIFYLVDDVVLFICLRLGVPRVHQLLLLIAGVAISTAVFARYYGFSLFYLLWMMLVLIRAFGFIYHRSKLTTTSFLGVLLICSLISAIKLNHFESIKEEVVRKKLVHRLEDPVDHDAENTFIKTEKRILIDTAIVRYFKENVHNTEYLLTRFQKLYFDGYLSKYVVKIHEYDANDQPLVEDDVPITSFKDQVVYNSYKVVPTSYFYRGTASFGLQSYFAILPIKSRNKQLGTLAIEFTSKPLQSLGAFPDLLIDGSLQSEDEFKDYSYAYYYDNRLQSQRGTYVYTLNNPDFKGVLKKYIIKTTRTNNPEWYNTFTKYEHLIYKPNKRNIVVASKETNPLYNGVTSITFFFMALLVFSAIIIIVRGAWVRVRILSIKDDKIRWNFRINFDKVLYKTRIQFVMIFAVVVTLIAVGFITFVSIGSQYQSQQDKQIRNKITRIAEAFQTGALNKYIYNVNEKSQVDFDIMAKTYSTDLVLFDINGIPLVTTQPKMYEAGLVAKKMNSRAFIYLSRLQKTEFVNDERIGELSYKAAYAPITSSGRIIAYIQLPYFSNEADYKERITALLNVMINVYTLVFIAIGLFAIIIARQITTPLSFIQETLSKTIYGKKNEPIKWQRNDEIGALVKEYNKMISALENSANRLAQSERESAWREMAKQVAHEIKNPLTPLKLGLQLLDKSWRDKDPKFDQKFERFSKSFVEQIESLSSIASEFSAFAKMPDTRIEQLNVFEMLNQAVTIFKQMDNMHIMYQPPAPPFMINADKDQLLRCFNNLLKNAIEATPPDRKGLIDINYLITSKNVLLTIKDNGNGIPENMREKIFEPNFTTKSSGTGLGLAFVKNSIENANGKIWFETTIGIGTTFYLSFPSV, encoded by the coding sequence TTGACAACCTCCGGAAAAATACGCTTGTTGCTTACCCTGATAGGTATCGGATTGTTGTTTACGGCCATTTTTATCCAAAAAACATATACGCCGGTAAATAACCTTGACCAAACTGCGCGGGAACTTGAGGATAATTTGCACAAAAAAGAGGCTTATATTGATAAACAGCTAAGTGATAAGGCACAGTTTAACAAATTTAAAATCCTCACAGATAATGATCAGGAAGCAATTAACGGAATAGAAACCTTTACCGCAAAAAAGAACACCTGGTTTATAACGACCTATAAAAACCATCTGAGTTTTTGGAGTGGTATTAAAGTTTTGCCGGATAGCCTTTGGAATATAAAGGAAGGCAATTCGTTTATTAAGCAACCAAACGGGTATTATGAAGCGATAAGGAAAACCGATGGTGATTTTTCTGTAATATTTTTCATCCCGGTGAAAAACAATTACACCTTTACCAACCAGTATCTTCAAAACACTTTTGCTAAAGACCTAATTACCAGCGATAATATTGAACTTGCCGATTTGGGCGATAAAGACGCCTATGATGTACACAGCATTAATAACGATTATCTTTTTTCGGTAAAGCAAAAAGCCAACAGTGTTAATTATGCGTTTATATACTACGAGGCCGCTTTTTGGATTTTAACCATTCTGACGCTTTGTATATTAATCCATAATATTTGTTGCCATGTGGCGGCAAAGGGTTACGCCTGGTTGTCGGTGATATTCCTGGCATTTTTTATAATGCTGTTCCGTTTTGTTAATTTATATTACCACCTGCCCGATTTTAGCGGCATGCTAAAGCTTTTTGACCCCCAAATTTTCAATTCGGGCATTTTGTACCCGTCTTTTGGCGATTTATGTATTAACCTGCTTTGCTTTTTTTGGTTTGTTGTATTTATATACCTGCAGCGCCGCAGATTGTTTACGGCGGTATATACAAACGCTGTCGGCTATTTTATTGTAGTTGGTTGCATTCTTTTGCTTATCGCGATATCCACATCGTTGTTAAGATTGTTTTCAGACCTTGTTATCAACTCGGGCATTAACTTTAATGTAAATAATGTGCTGGGCTTGTCATCGTTTAGTGTGCTGGGCGTTTTAATGTTATGCTTTAGTTTTCTTATTTTTTATCTTGTTGATGACGTTGTTCTTTTTATATGCCTTAGGCTGGGGGTGCCGCGGGTGCACCAGTTATTACTACTAATAGCAGGTGTTGCTATCAGCACGGCTGTTTTTGCCCGGTATTATGGCTTTAGCCTGTTTTACCTGTTGTGGATGATGCTGGTATTGATAAGGGCGTTTGGTTTTATATACCACAGAAGCAAACTTACCACAACCTCCTTTTTGGGCGTACTTTTAATATGCTCATTAATATCGGCCATTAAGTTAAACCATTTTGAAAGTATTAAAGAAGAGGTTGTGCGCAAAAAACTGGTACACCGGTTAGAAGACCCGGTTGATCATGATGCCGAAAATACTTTTATAAAAACAGAGAAACGGATTCTTATTGATACAGCCATTGTGCGCTATTTTAAGGAAAATGTACATAATACCGAGTACCTGCTAACCCGTTTTCAGAAATTATATTTTGACGGGTACTTATCAAAGTATGTAGTTAAAATACACGAATATGATGCTAACGACCAGCCCCTTGTTGAAGATGATGTTCCGATAACCAGCTTCAAAGATCAGGTTGTATATAACTCCTATAAGGTTGTGCCAACATCTTATTTTTACCGGGGAACGGCATCGTTTGGGCTTCAGAGCTACTTTGCGATACTTCCCATAAAAAGCAGGAACAAACAATTGGGCACCCTGGCTATTGAGTTTACCTCAAAACCCCTTCAATCGTTAGGTGCCTTCCCCGATTTATTGATAGATGGGTCGCTGCAATCCGAAGATGAATTTAAAGACTATTCGTACGCGTATTATTACGATAATCGCCTGCAAAGCCAGCGGGGCACTTATGTTTATACGCTTAATAATCCCGATTTTAAAGGGGTATTAAAAAAATATATTATAAAAACCACCAGGACAAACAACCCCGAATGGTACAACACCTTTACAAAATACGAACACCTTATTTATAAGCCCAACAAACGTAACATAGTTGTAGCAAGTAAGGAAACAAACCCGCTTTATAATGGGGTAACGTCCATCACCTTCTTTTTTATGGCTTTGCTGGTATTCAGCGCAATTATTATTATTGTCAGGGGTGCATGGGTACGCGTAAGAATTTTAAGCATCAAGGATGACAAAATCCGCTGGAATTTCCGGATCAATTTTGATAAGGTACTTTATAAAACGCGCATACAGTTTGTAATGATTTTTGCGGTTGTTGTTACGCTGATAGCGGTTGGTTTTATCACTTTTGTATCAATAGGGAGCCAATATCAAAGCCAGCAGGATAAACAAATCCGTAATAAAATAACCCGTATCGCCGAGGCTTTTCAAACGGGAGCGTTAAACAAGTACATATACAATGTAAACGAAAAAAGCCAGGTTGATTTTGACATAATGGCCAAAACCTATTCAACCGACCTGGTTTTGTTTGATATAAACGGCATACCGCTGGTGACAACACAGCCCAAAATGTACGAAGCCGGCCTGGTGGCAAAAAAAATGAACTCCCGTGCCTTTATCTATTTAAGCCGCCTGCAAAAAACAGAATTTGTAAATGATGAGCGGATAGGCGAATTGAGCTATAAAGCCGCTTATGCGCCCATTACAAGCTCCGGAAGAATAATAGCCTATATCCAATTGCCTTATTTTTCGAACGAGGCAGATTATAAAGAACGTATAACAGCGCTGCTGAACGTGATGATAAACGTTTATACGCTGGTGTTTATAGCTATTGGTTTATTTGCTATTATTATTGCAAGGCAAATTACCACGCCGTTAAGCTTCATACAGGAAACGTTGAGCAAAACCATATATGGCAAAAAAAACGAACCGATAAAATGGCAGCGAAATGATGAAATTGGGGCATTGGTTAAAGAGTACAATAAAATGATATCGGCCCTTGAAAATAGTGCGAACAGGCTGGCACAGTCTGAGCGTGAAAGCGCCTGGCGCGAAATGGCTAAACAGGTAGCTCACGAAATTAAAAATCCGTTAACCCCGCTAAAATTAGGTTTGCAACTGCTTGATAAATCGTGGCGCGACAAGGACCCTAAATTCGATCAAAAATTCGAGCGCTTCAGCAAATCGTTTGTCGAACAAATAGAAAGTTTATCCTCAATCGCATCTGAGTTTTCAGCTTTTGCCAAAATGCCCGATACCCGTATCGAACAATTAAATGTTTTTGAAATGCTTAACCAGGCGGTTACCATATTTAAGCAAATGGACAATATGCATATCATGTATCAGCCGCCGGCCCCCCCCTTTATGATTAATGCCGATAAGGATCAGTTGCTGCGTTGTTTTAATAATTTATTAAAAAATGCCATAGAGGCCACTCCGCCGGATAGGAAAGGGCTAATAGATATCAATTACCTAATTACCAGCAAAAATGTACTGCTTACCATAAAAGATAATGGCAACGGGATTCCCGAAAATATGCGCGAAAAGATATTCGAACCCAATTTTACCACCAAAAGCTCCGGAACGGGCCTTGGGCTTGCCTTTGTGAAAAATTCAATTGAGAATGCCAACGGCAAAATATGGTTTGAAACAACCATTGGTATCGGCACTACTTTTTACCTAAGCTTTCCATCTGTTTAA